One Clostridium novyi NT genomic window carries:
- the prfA gene encoding peptide chain release factor 1, with product MLDKLEFTENKYEELSIKISDPSVMANQNEWRKLCKEHAELETIVTKYREYKTNKEELEANKEMLSEETDKDMKEMIQEEIKTLEESIVKDQEELKILLLPKDPNDDKNVFIEIRAGAGGDEAALFAANLFRMYTRYAERHGWKTELMSANETDIGGFKEVVFMLRGDCAYSKMKFESGVHRVQRVPDTESSGRIHTSTATVAVLPEVDDVDIQIDPNDIRVDVFRASGHGGQCVNTTDSAVRMTHIPTGIVVSCQDEKSQLKNKEKAMKVLKARLYEKAEAERSASISADRKSQVGTGDRSERIRTYNYPQGRVTEHRIGLTLYKLEAFLDGDMEEVIDALITAEQAEKMKAMGNN from the coding sequence ATGTTAGATAAATTGGAGTTTACAGAAAACAAGTACGAAGAATTATCGATAAAAATTAGCGATCCATCTGTAATGGCTAATCAAAATGAGTGGAGAAAACTATGTAAAGAGCATGCAGAGCTTGAAACTATAGTTACAAAGTATAGAGAATATAAAACTAATAAAGAAGAATTAGAAGCTAATAAAGAGATGCTTTCAGAAGAAACTGATAAAGATATGAAAGAAATGATTCAAGAGGAAATAAAAACTCTTGAAGAAAGTATAGTAAAAGATCAAGAAGAATTAAAAATATTACTTCTTCCTAAGGATCCTAACGACGATAAGAACGTATTTATAGAAATAAGAGCAGGTGCTGGCGGAGATGAAGCAGCATTATTTGCAGCTAACCTATTTAGAATGTATACAAGATATGCTGAAAGACACGGCTGGAAAACTGAGCTTATGAGTGCTAATGAAACAGACATTGGTGGATTTAAAGAAGTTGTATTCATGTTAAGAGGGGATTGTGCTTATAGCAAAATGAAGTTTGAAAGTGGAGTTCATAGAGTACAAAGAGTACCTGATACTGAATCAAGTGGAAGAATACATACATCTACAGCAACAGTTGCCGTATTACCAGAAGTTGATGACGTTGATATACAAATAGATCCTAATGACATTAGAGTTGATGTATTTAGAGCATCAGGACACGGTGGACAGTGCGTTAATACTACTGACTCAGCAGTAAGAATGACACATATACCAACAGGAATTGTTGTATCATGTCAGGATGAAAAATCACAGCTTAAAAATAAAGAAAAAGCTATGAAAGTATTAAAAGCTAGATTATATGAAAAAGCTGAAGCAGAAAGATCTGCTAGTATATCGGCTGATAGAAAGAGCCAAGTTGGTACTGGAGATAGAAGTGAAAGAATAAGAACTTACAACTATCCACAAGGAAGAGTTACAGAACATAGAATAGGATTAACTCTATACAAATTAGAAGCATTCCTTGATGGAGATATGGAAGAAGTTATAGATGCTTTAATCACAGCAGAACAAGCTGAAAAGATGAAAGCAATGGGAAATAATTAA
- a CDS encoding DUF1385 domain-containing protein: MGKKVSVGGQAVIEGVMMRGSKGVATAIRKSNGDIEVEFDEIEPLTKKNKVFSLPIIRGFVTLIDSLIIGIKTLNYSASFIEEDEYEEKEPSKFDKWMEEKFKGKAADIVMAISFIISMALSIFIFFIIPTFAANGFKRLNVNNTIALNILEGIIRVGIFLSYIYLISKMNDIKRVFEYHGAEHKTIFCYESGEELIPENAKKQGRLHPRCGTNFLFLVMIVSIILFSFTGWNSIWQRIFYRIILLPVVSGVTYEIIKWMGSNNNKCTKILSYPGLMLQKLTTREPDLEQLEVAIVSLKVAEGIETAESIKEKYNKKLEDEDMNIEDTKDLESVRRDIQ; encoded by the coding sequence ATGGGAAAAAAGGTTTCAGTTGGAGGGCAGGCAGTAATTGAAGGAGTTATGATGAGAGGTTCTAAGGGAGTGGCTACTGCTATAAGAAAGAGCAATGGAGATATAGAAGTCGAATTTGATGAAATAGAACCACTTACTAAGAAAAATAAAGTGTTTTCACTTCCAATCATAAGGGGATTTGTAACTTTGATTGATTCTCTAATCATTGGAATAAAAACATTAAATTATTCCGCTTCATTTATAGAAGAGGATGAATATGAGGAAAAAGAGCCATCTAAGTTTGATAAATGGATGGAAGAAAAGTTTAAGGGAAAGGCTGCAGATATTGTAATGGCAATTTCATTTATAATATCTATGGCTTTATCAATTTTCATATTTTTCATAATACCTACCTTTGCTGCTAACGGTTTTAAAAGGTTAAATGTAAATAATACTATTGCTCTTAATATATTAGAAGGAATAATAAGAGTTGGAATTTTCCTATCTTATATATATTTAATAAGCAAAATGAATGACATAAAAAGAGTGTTTGAATATCATGGTGCGGAACATAAAACTATATTTTGTTATGAAAGTGGAGAAGAGCTTATTCCGGAAAATGCAAAAAAGCAAGGTAGATTGCATCCAAGATGCGGTACAAACTTCTTGTTTTTAGTTATGATAGTGAGTATAATATTATTTTCATTTACAGGATGGAATTCCATATGGCAGAGAATATTTTATAGAATAATTTTATTGCCGGTAGTATCGGGAGTAACCTACGAAATTATAAAGTGGATGGGAAGTAACAATAATAAATGCACAAAAATATTATCTTATCCTGGGCTTATGCTTCAAAAGCTTACAACTAGAGAACCTGATTTAGAGCAATTAGAAGTAGCAATTGTTTCGCTAAAGGTAGCAGAAGGCATAGAAACAGCTGAAAGTATAAAGGAAAAGTATAATAAAAAATTAGAAGATGAAGATATGAATATTGAAGATACAAAAGATCTAGAAAGTGTTCGGAGAGATATACAATAA
- the prmC gene encoding peptide chain release factor N(5)-glutamine methyltransferase gives MNIGEVLKYAYDILKKENIDTYMLDAQLLLQKVLKKDKLFIILNRNEILSKDEEEEFLKLINLRKDKMPVKYILGECEFMGLNFYVKEGVLIPRADTEILVEEVIKEIKENNYNRICDVCCGSGAIGVSIGKYMENSTVDCYDISDIAIEVTGKNIERFLLKDRLTVEKSDLLTVAIKQNKKFDVIVSNPPYIKEEVIPTLMEDVKDYEPYIALCGGIDGLDFYRKITVQSLEILENNGLLAFEIGYDQAEAVKELLMESGFTDVKVINDLEGLNRVVIGKINK, from the coding sequence ATGAACATAGGAGAAGTGTTGAAGTATGCATATGACATATTAAAAAAAGAAAACATAGATACATATATGTTAGATGCACAACTTTTACTTCAAAAGGTTTTAAAAAAAGATAAATTGTTTATAATTTTAAATAGAAATGAAATCTTATCAAAAGATGAAGAAGAAGAGTTTTTGAAATTAATAAACTTACGAAAAGATAAAATGCCTGTAAAGTATATATTGGGTGAATGTGAGTTTATGGGATTAAATTTTTATGTAAAAGAGGGAGTATTAATTCCAAGAGCTGATACTGAGATTTTAGTTGAAGAAGTAATAAAAGAAATTAAAGAAAACAACTATAATAGAATATGTGATGTTTGTTGTGGCAGTGGTGCAATAGGAGTTTCTATAGGTAAATATATGGAAAACTCTACTGTGGATTGTTATGATATATCAGATATAGCAATTGAAGTTACGGGTAAAAATATAGAGAGATTTTTACTTAAGGACAGATTAACTGTTGAAAAAAGTGATTTATTAACTGTAGCAATAAAACAAAATAAAAAATTTGATGTTATAGTATCTAATCCTCCATATATAAAAGAAGAAGTAATTCCAACTTTAATGGAGGATGTAAAAGACTATGAACCATACATTGCACTATGTGGAGGAATAGATGGCTTAGACTTTTATAGAAAAATAACTGTTCAGAGTTTAGAAATATTAGAAAATAACGGACTTCTAGCATTTGAAATAGGATACGACCAGGCGGAAGCTGTAAAAGAGCTTCTTATGGAAAGTGGATTTACTGATGTTAAAGTTATAAATGACCTTGAAGGACTTAATAGAGTTGTAATAGGTAAAATCAATAAGTAA
- the rpmE gene encoding 50S ribosomal protein L31, which produces MKQGLHPEYHHDAVVKCACGNTFTTGSTNAELKVDVCSKCHPFYTGKQKILDTGGRIEKFMKKYNLNQK; this is translated from the coding sequence ATGAAACAAGGTTTACACCCAGAATACCATCATGATGCAGTAGTTAAATGTGCATGTGGAAATACTTTCACTACTGGATCAACTAATGCTGAACTTAAAGTCGATGTTTGTTCTAAATGTCATCCTTTCTATACTGGAAAGCAAAAGATATTAGATACAGGCGGAAGAATCGAAAAGTTCATGAAGAAATACAACTTAAACCAAAAATAA
- a CDS encoding ZIP family metal transporter: protein MNIKLILIVTLASIVSLMGTIIGASIGVIIKNPSQKMIGNINGLAAGLMLSVVMMDLIPESIAKVNIFYTVIFCVLGVGMVMLIDILTGNEKNIFSNSSLKVAFMAAIGLMIHNFPEGIIMGAGFLAQATLGVKMSIVIAVHDIPEGIAVAAPLMASKVKPFKIMLYAFITAFPTLLGAWLGMYIGNISQIILAECLGIASGIMLYVVLGQMIPESFKNGEKLGVTISSLCGVILGIVITNIL, encoded by the coding sequence TTGAATATTAAATTAATTTTAATTGTAACTTTAGCTAGTATAGTTTCATTAATGGGAACCATAATAGGGGCTTCTATAGGTGTAATTATAAAAAATCCATCTCAGAAGATGATTGGCAATATAAATGGACTAGCAGCAGGACTTATGCTTTCTGTGGTTATGATGGATTTAATACCTGAATCTATAGCAAAGGTGAATATTTTTTATACAGTTATATTTTGCGTATTAGGTGTAGGTATGGTTATGCTTATAGATATACTAACTGGAAATGAAAAAAATATTTTTAGTAATAGTAGCTTAAAGGTTGCTTTTATGGCAGCAATAGGACTTATGATTCACAATTTTCCTGAGGGTATAATTATGGGTGCTGGTTTTCTAGCACAGGCTACTTTGGGTGTGAAAATGAGTATAGTTATAGCTGTTCATGATATACCAGAGGGAATTGCTGTGGCGGCGCCACTTATGGCATCTAAAGTTAAACCTTTTAAAATAATGCTATATGCTTTTATTACAGCTTTCCCTACACTTCTAGGCGCTTGGCTTGGAATGTATATAGGAAATATATCTCAAATAATATTAGCTGAATGTTTGGGTATTGCATCTGGAATAATGCTTTATGTAGTTCTAGGACAAATGATACCAGAGTCTTTTAAAAATGGAGAAAAATTAGGAGTAACAATAAGTAGTTTGTGCGGAGTAATTTTAGGTATTGTAATTACAAATATATTATAA
- a CDS encoding DUF814 domain-containing protein — MTKALALISGGLDSILAAKLIKDQGIEVIGICFKSYFFGPENAKRMTKQIDIPLEVVDFSKEHFDMTKSPKHGHGKNMNPCIDCHAMMMRYAGELLEKFNADFIITGEVLNQRPMSQNKSSLNVVKKESGFADKILRPLCAKVLPETEMELNGLVDREKLLGITGRGRKVQMELAEKWGIKDYPSPAGGCKLTEPNFSVRLRDLVNHKEEISESDLELLKYGRHFRVSENAKIISTRTASEASQIKAYLTEKDIAFLVKDFKGSMVVIVGDATEEDIEFAAKVSGRYSKGREEDSLKVIYGNYSKPYTNSIEVKPATEEELKEFMIE; from the coding sequence ATGACAAAAGCGTTAGCACTTATATCAGGTGGACTAGATAGTATATTAGCTGCAAAGTTAATAAAGGATCAGGGAATAGAAGTCATAGGAATATGTTTTAAATCCTACTTTTTTGGACCAGAAAATGCTAAGAGAATGACAAAGCAAATAGATATACCATTGGAGGTAGTTGATTTTTCTAAAGAACATTTTGATATGACTAAATCACCTAAACACGGACATGGAAAGAATATGAATCCTTGTATAGATTGTCATGCCATGATGATGAGATACGCTGGTGAACTTTTAGAAAAGTTTAATGCAGATTTTATTATAACTGGAGAAGTTTTAAATCAAAGACCTATGTCTCAAAATAAATCTTCATTAAATGTAGTAAAAAAAGAATCAGGATTTGCGGACAAAATATTAAGACCTTTATGTGCAAAAGTTTTACCAGAAACAGAAATGGAACTTAACGGTCTTGTTGATAGAGAAAAGTTACTTGGTATAACAGGAAGAGGAAGAAAAGTTCAAATGGAACTTGCTGAAAAATGGGGTATAAAAGATTACCCATCACCAGCTGGTGGATGTAAATTAACAGAACCTAATTTTTCTGTTAGACTTAGAGATTTAGTTAATCATAAAGAGGAAATATCAGAAAGTGATCTTGAATTATTAAAGTATGGAAGACATTTTAGAGTTTCTGAAAATGCAAAAATAATATCTACTAGAACTGCATCTGAAGCATCTCAAATAAAAGCATATCTTACAGAAAAAGATATTGCATTTTTAGTTAAAGATTTTAAAGGTTCTATGGTAGTTATAGTCGGAGATGCTACAGAAGAAGATATAGAGTTTGCAGCAAAAGTATCTGGCAGATATTCAAAAGGTAGAGAAGAAGATAGTCTTAAAGTTATATACGGAAACTATTCTAAACCTTATACTAATTCTATTGAAGTAAAGCCAGCAACTGAAGAAGAACTAAAAGAATTTATGATAGAATAA
- a CDS encoding DUF1934 domain-containing protein, whose translation MGKEALISIKSDQVGVEDGKIEVVTKGKLYKKNDLYYAVYEETEISGMKGTTTTLKIGSDKLSLIRIGTTNAKINFKKDYKDLSLYNTPYGILELEVDTKKINIDVNEEGGSILVKYNMVLTGHKPIKTSLSIDIKTM comes from the coding sequence ATGGGTAAGGAAGCACTTATATCTATAAAGAGTGATCAAGTAGGCGTTGAAGATGGTAAAATAGAAGTTGTGACTAAAGGAAAGTTATATAAAAAAAATGACTTATATTATGCTGTCTACGAAGAAACTGAAATTTCAGGGATGAAAGGCACTACTACCACTTTAAAAATAGGTTCAGATAAGCTTAGCCTTATTAGAATAGGAACTACTAATGCGAAGATAAATTTTAAGAAGGACTATAAAGATTTATCCTTGTACAATACGCCATATGGAATTTTAGAGCTTGAAGTAGATACTAAAAAAATAAATATAGATGTCAATGAAGAGGGTGGAAGTATTTTAGTAAAATACAATATGGTATTGACCGGACATAAGCCAATAAAAACATCATTAAGTATTGATATAAAAACTATGTAA
- the rho gene encoding transcription termination factor Rho — MDSKDLSNMTVVQLKELAKELNLTGTSRLKKQELIDSINEAMQISINKNGVILKENITPKKVHNSSNDNMKNTKQIKVNKNECIEEENPQEKEKNFKEMIHESDSAKGVLEIIENNNYGFLRGENYLTGPKDIYVSPSQIRRFNLKTGDEVTGKIRTAKDGEKFQALIYVEKINGENPEKAVGRKRFEKLTPIYPDERIRLQTGQADLSSRLMDIISPIGKGQRGLIVAPPKAGKTTLLKKIAHSISKNHPESKLIVLLIDERPEEVTDMQRFINGEVIYSTFDEEPEHHTKVAYMVLERAKRMVEQGQDVIVLLDSLTRLTRAYNLTINPTGRTLSGGLDPGALIMPKKFFGAARNIEEGGSLTILATALIETGSRMDDMIFEEFKGTGNMEVHLDRKLEERRIFPAIDIYKSGTRREDLLLTKQELEASFTIRKVLYKENNTAGVTEKLINLLSKTKNNFEFLENFNKEKWER, encoded by the coding sequence TTGGATAGTAAAGATTTAAGCAATATGACTGTCGTTCAATTGAAAGAATTGGCAAAGGAGTTAAACTTAACAGGTACAAGTAGATTAAAAAAGCAAGAATTAATAGACAGTATTAATGAGGCAATGCAAATATCTATTAACAAAAACGGCGTTATTTTAAAAGAAAATATAACTCCTAAAAAAGTACATAATTCTTCGAATGATAATATGAAAAATACAAAACAAATAAAAGTAAATAAAAATGAATGTATAGAAGAAGAAAATCCACAAGAAAAGGAAAAGAATTTTAAAGAAATGATACATGAATCTGATAGCGCAAAAGGCGTACTAGAAATTATAGAAAATAACAATTACGGTTTTTTAAGAGGGGAAAATTATTTAACTGGACCTAAGGATATTTATGTATCACCATCACAAATAAGAAGATTTAACTTAAAAACTGGGGATGAAGTAACAGGTAAGATTAGAACAGCAAAAGATGGAGAGAAGTTTCAAGCTCTTATATATGTTGAAAAGATAAATGGAGAAAATCCAGAAAAAGCTGTAGGAAGAAAAAGATTTGAAAAGTTAACACCAATCTATCCTGATGAAAGAATAAGATTACAAACAGGTCAAGCAGACTTATCTTCTAGATTAATGGATATAATATCGCCAATAGGTAAGGGGCAAAGAGGACTTATAGTTGCACCACCTAAGGCTGGAAAAACAACTCTTTTAAAGAAAATTGCTCATAGTATATCTAAAAATCACCCAGAATCAAAATTAATAGTTCTTTTAATAGATGAAAGACCAGAAGAAGTTACAGATATGCAAAGATTTATAAATGGAGAAGTTATATATTCAACATTTGATGAAGAACCAGAACATCACACAAAAGTAGCTTACATGGTTCTTGAAAGAGCTAAAAGAATGGTTGAACAAGGACAAGATGTTATTGTACTTCTTGATAGTTTAACAAGACTTACAAGAGCATATAATTTGACTATTAACCCAACAGGAAGAACATTATCAGGTGGTCTTGATCCAGGAGCATTAATAATGCCTAAAAAATTCTTTGGTGCAGCAAGAAACATAGAAGAGGGTGGAAGTCTTACAATACTTGCAACAGCTCTTATTGAAACTGGAAGCAGAATGGATGATATGATTTTTGAAGAATTTAAGGGAACTGGAAATATGGAAGTTCATTTAGATAGAAAGTTAGAAGAAAGAAGAATATTCCCAGCTATAGATATTTATAAATCAGGAACAAGAAGAGAAGACTTATTATTAACTAAGCAAGAATTAGAAGCTTCATTTACAATAAGAAAAGTATTATATAAAGAAAATAATACAGCTGGTGTAACAGAAAAACTTATTAATCTACTTTCAAAAACAAAAAATAACTTTGAGTTTTTAGAAAACTTTAATAAAGAAAAATGGGAAAGATAA
- a CDS encoding D-alanine--D-alanine ligase family protein yields the protein MKKKVAILFGGQSTEHEVSRVSASSVLKNIDLSKYDVYPIGITKDGKWFEYTGAIDKIESGEWEKDEFYKNPNGQEILFNREVDVVFPVMHGLYGEDGTIQGLCKLLTIPCVGPGVMSSAVCMDKVYTKYVLENFGVKQADYVVVNAHDYKNNKMDIISTIENKLGYDVFIKPSNSGSSVGISKAHNREELEAGLEEALKFDRKVLVEVALNAREIEVAVLGNDEPVAATPGEIVPANEFYDYEAKYSNAQSKLLLPANLSPEKLEKVKELAVRIFKMLDCAGMSRVDFLVDKETEEVYLNEINTIPGFTKISMYPKMWQAEGKAYGELISEIIELAVERDNK from the coding sequence ATGAAGAAAAAGGTAGCTATTCTTTTTGGAGGACAATCTACAGAACATGAAGTTTCACGTGTTTCTGCATCTTCAGTTTTAAAAAATATTGATTTAAGCAAATACGATGTATATCCAATTGGTATAACAAAGGATGGCAAATGGTTTGAATATACTGGAGCTATTGATAAAATAGAATCTGGCGAATGGGAAAAAGATGAATTTTATAAAAATCCAAATGGACAAGAAATTCTTTTCAATAGGGAAGTTGATGTAGTATTTCCAGTTATGCATGGATTATATGGTGAAGATGGTACAATTCAAGGATTATGTAAGCTTTTAACTATACCATGTGTAGGACCTGGAGTTATGTCATCAGCAGTATGTATGGACAAGGTATACACAAAATATGTATTGGAAAACTTTGGGGTAAAACAAGCAGACTATGTAGTAGTAAATGCTCATGATTATAAAAATAACAAAATGGACATAATATCTACAATAGAAAATAAGTTAGGATATGATGTATTTATAAAACCTTCAAATAGTGGTTCGTCTGTTGGTATAAGTAAAGCACACAATAGAGAAGAATTAGAAGCTGGACTTGAAGAAGCTTTAAAATTTGATAGAAAAGTATTAGTTGAAGTTGCTTTAAATGCAAGAGAAATTGAAGTTGCGGTTCTTGGAAATGATGAACCAGTAGCAGCAACTCCAGGTGAAATAGTACCTGCAAATGAATTTTATGATTACGAAGCAAAATATTCAAATGCACAATCAAAACTATTATTACCAGCTAACTTAAGCCCAGAAAAACTTGAAAAAGTTAAAGAATTAGCTGTTAGAATATTCAAGATGTTAGACTGTGCTGGAATGTCTAGAGTAGATTTTCTTGTTGATAAAGAAACAGAAGAAGTTTACTTAAATGAAATAAATACAATACCAGGATTTACAAAGATAAGTATGTATCCTAAGATGTGGCAAGCAGAAGGAAAAGCTTACGGAGAATTAATAAGCGAAATCATAGAACTTGCAGTTGAAAGGGATAATAAATAA
- a CDS encoding thymidine kinase, with protein MSKLYFRYGAMNSGKSTNLMQVAHNYEERGMKVIIIKPKTDSKGGENVVSRLGVTRRVDMLLESNENAYEKVKDICNKEGKVNCVLVDEVQFFKKDQIDQLLEIAVKLDIPTICYGLRTDFQMNGFEGSTRLLLLAHSIEELKTICRCGRKALLNGRKINGKFVFEGKQVAIDKEDNVEYESLCPKCYFEFRDKYNNK; from the coding sequence ATGAGTAAATTATATTTTAGATATGGTGCTATGAATAGTGGAAAATCAACAAACTTAATGCAGGTAGCACATAATTATGAAGAAAGAGGCATGAAGGTTATTATTATAAAACCTAAAACAGATTCTAAAGGTGGAGAAAATGTAGTTTCAAGACTAGGAGTTACAAGAAGAGTAGATATGCTTTTAGAAAGTAATGAAAATGCTTATGAAAAAGTAAAAGATATTTGTAATAAAGAAGGAAAAGTAAATTGTGTATTAGTAGATGAAGTGCAATTTTTTAAAAAGGACCAAATAGATCAACTTCTTGAAATAGCTGTTAAATTAGATATACCAACAATATGTTATGGTCTTAGAACTGACTTCCAAATGAATGGATTTGAGGGAAGTACAAGATTACTTCTATTAGCTCATAGTATAGAAGAGTTAAAAACCATTTGCAGATGTGGAAGAAAAGCATTATTAAATGGAAGAAAAATAAATGGAAAGTTTGTTTTTGAGGGAAAACAAGTAGCTATAGACAAAGAAGATAATGTTGAATATGAATCACTTTGTCCTAAGTGTTATTTTGAATTTAGAGATAAATACAACAATAAATAA
- a CDS encoding CTP synthase, producing the protein MSTKYVFVTGGVVSSLGKGITAASLGRLLKNRGLKVSIQKFDPYLNVDPGTMSPYQHGEVFVTDDGAETDLDLGHYERFIDENLSQNSNVTTGRVYWSVLSKERRGDYLGGTVQVIPHITNELKDRVYRVAKEKDVDVVITEIGGTVGDIESLPFLEAIRQIKYEVGFENVCFIHLTLIPYLGKAGELKTKPTQHSVKELRSIGIQPDVLVCRTVKPLPHEVKEKIGLFCNVDANAVIQNLDAEHLYEVPLMLHNEGLDTLVCKKLGLACDTIDNSEWTDMVQKIKNLKEDVTIGLVGKYVELHDAYISVVEALNHGGIPNNSSVHIKWINAEHVTSENVETYLSDVDGILVPGGFGDRGVEGKIEAIKYAREKKVPFLGICLGMQCSVIEFARNVLSYTDAHSSEIDENTKHPVIDIMPDQRDIDEKGGTMRLGLYPCKLKEDSNAFAAYGEPVVYERHRHRYEFNNEYRKELLNAGLEITGLSPDDRLVEIVEVKNHPWFVATQFHPELKSRPNRPHPLFRDFVKAALENK; encoded by the coding sequence TTGAGTACTAAGTATGTATTCGTTACAGGAGGCGTTGTATCTTCATTAGGAAAAGGAATAACAGCGGCTTCACTTGGAAGATTATTAAAAAATAGAGGTCTTAAAGTATCAATTCAAAAATTTGATCCATATTTAAATGTAGACCCAGGAACTATGAGCCCATATCAACACGGAGAAGTTTTCGTTACAGATGATGGAGCTGAAACAGATTTAGATTTAGGACACTATGAAAGATTTATAGATGAAAACTTAAGTCAAAACAGTAATGTTACTACTGGTAGAGTATACTGGTCAGTTTTATCAAAGGAAAGACGTGGAGATTATCTAGGAGGTACAGTTCAAGTAATTCCTCACATAACAAATGAGCTTAAAGATAGAGTTTACAGAGTTGCAAAAGAGAAGGACGTAGATGTAGTTATAACTGAAATCGGTGGAACAGTTGGAGATATAGAATCATTACCATTCTTAGAAGCTATAAGACAAATAAAATATGAAGTTGGATTTGAAAATGTATGCTTTATACACTTAACTTTAATTCCTTACTTAGGAAAAGCAGGAGAATTAAAAACAAAACCTACTCAACACTCAGTTAAAGAATTAAGAAGCATAGGAATTCAACCAGACGTATTAGTATGTCGTACAGTAAAACCACTTCCTCATGAAGTTAAAGAAAAGATCGGATTATTCTGTAACGTAGATGCTAATGCGGTAATTCAAAACTTAGATGCAGAACACCTTTATGAAGTACCACTAATGCTTCACAATGAAGGATTAGATACTTTAGTGTGCAAGAAATTAGGATTAGCTTGTGATACTATAGATAATTCTGAATGGACTGATATGGTTCAAAAGATTAAAAACTTAAAAGAAGATGTAACTATTGGACTTGTAGGAAAATATGTAGAACTTCACGATGCTTATATATCAGTTGTTGAAGCGTTAAATCACGGTGGAATACCTAATAATTCAAGTGTACATATTAAATGGATCAATGCGGAACACGTTACTTCTGAAAATGTTGAAACTTACTTAAGTGATGTTGATGGAATATTAGTTCCGGGTGGATTTGGTGATAGAGGAGTAGAAGGAAAAATAGAAGCGATAAAATATGCTAGAGAGAAGAAAGTTCCTTTCCTTGGAATATGTCTTGGAATGCAATGTTCAGTTATAGAATTTGCTAGAAACGTATTAAGCTATACTGATGCTCATAGTTCAGAAATAGATGAAAATACTAAACATCCAGTAATTGATATAATGCCAGATCAAAGAGATATCGATGAAAAAGGCGGTACAATGAGACTTGGATTATATCCATGTAAATTAAAAGAAGATTCAAATGCATTTGCAGCTTACGGAGAACCTGTTGTATATGAAAGACACAGACATAGATATGAATTCAATAATGAATACAGAAAAGAGCTTTTAAATGCAGGACTTGAAATAACAGGATTAAGCCCAGATGATAGATTAGTTGAAATCGTAGAAGTTAAAAATCATCCATGGTTTGTGGCAACTCAATTCCATCCAGAATTAAAATCAAGACCAAACAGACCACATCCATTATTTAGAGACTTCGTAAAAGCAGCTTTAGAAAATAAATAG